DNA from Nitrospira sp.:
ACCGAGGCAGACGATCGGCAGGAGGGTGAACCGTCCGTCTGCGCTGGTCTGCCCCATGGCGATGCCCAACCGGCTTGTGACATGGCCTCGCAGGGCGTCGCAGCCCTTGATCCAACAGCTGATGCTGTCGCAGAGGAGGATCACATGCCTTCCTACCGGTTTCCGAAAAATGAGGTTGTAGAAGGTCGCGACCCCCTCCAGCTCTTCGCAGGTCATGCCGAGCAGCAGGGCGAGACTTTTCAAACTGTCATCGGAGACCCAACCATGGTGGCGCTGGACGACCTTCATGGCTTCCACGCATCCGGCCCGTTTGTCCGGATACCGTCGGAGTTCGGCCTCGATTTCCTCCCGTTCCTGATCGGTCAGCATGAGACTCCGTTCGTTCCCGGTTCGTCGGTCAACGATCCACGTCCGACAGGACGAAATCGACGCTGCCCAGAATGGCCAGCAAGTCGGAGAGCAGCAACCCTCGCGAGATCAGCGGCACCATCTGCATGTGCGGAAACGACGGCGTGCGGATGCGGACCCGATAGGGAGACGGAGCCCCGTCGCTGATCAGGTAGTACCCCGTATTGCCCTTGGTGGCTTCGATCCCGATGAAGGCCTCGCCGGGGGGAATCACCGGTCCCCAGCTCACGCCGAGAAAATGGGTGATCAGCGTTTCGATATCGTGCATCGTCCGTTCCTTGAGCGGCGGCGTCGCCAGCGGATGGTCCGCCTTGTAGGGGCCGGCCGGCATGTTCGTGAGGCATTGCTCGATGATCCTCAGGCTCTGCCTCATTTCCTCGACGCGCACGACCGACCGGTCGTAACAGTCGCCGTGCTGCGCGGTCGGAACGTCGAACTCGAACTGCTCGTAACCTGAATAGGGCCGCTGTTTCCGGAAGTCCCACTCGACTCCGGTGGCACGGAGACCGGGCCCGGTGACACCCCACTCGATCGCTTCTTCCTTCGAATAGCGGCCGATGCCTTGCGTGCGGGCCTTGAAGAGCCGGTTCTGCATGACCAGCTCGTCGTACTCCGCCAGTCGGGACGGAAAATAATCCAGAAACTGCCGCACCAACTTGTGCCAACCCTCGGGAAGGTCCTGCGCCACGCCGCCGATGCGGAACCATTCCGGGTGCATGCGGCCTCCGCAGACGGCCTCCACGATGTCGAAGATGCGTTCCCGGTCCGTGAACATGTAGAAGACGGGAGACAGTTGTCCGACATCCTGGGCGAAGGTCCCATACCAGACGAGGTGACTCGCCAGGCGGAAAAATTCCGCCATCATGACCCGGATCACCTTGACCCGGTCCGGCACCTCGATGCCGGCCAGCTTTTCCACCGCCAGGACATAGGGAAGCTCGTTCATGACGCCGCCCAGGTAATCGATCCGGTCGGTGTAGGGAATGAACGTATGCCAGGTCTGGCGCTCTCCCATCTTTTC
Protein-coding regions in this window:
- a CDS encoding NADH-ubiquinone oxidoreductase chain E; the protein is MLTDQEREEIEAELRRYPDKRAGCVEAMKVVQRHHGWVSDDSLKSLALLLGMTCEELEGVATFYNLIFRKPVGRHVILLCDSISCWIKGCDALRGHVTSRLGIAMGQTSADGRFTLLPIVCLGACDHAPVMMIDDDLHGDLTTEQIDHIVERYP
- a CDS encoding NADH-ubiquinone oxidoreductase subunit C/D, which produces MNRAVIVEELGHRFSGAPFIREQTRDDIPTIWTTGDGIHGVLRYLKEEAERPYPMLYDLTAVDERVRRVRQDRPPSDFTVLYHLLSFDRNEDIRLKVPLTGSTLSLRTITDLWPAASWYEREVWDMFGITFEGHPHLRRILMPPTWAGHPLRKDHPARATEMGRFHLPEQKQEIEEEALRFRPEDWGMIRSRRSSDFMFLNLGPAHTGTHGILRLVLQLDGEEIVDVVPDIGYHHRGAEKMGERQTWHTFIPYTDRIDYLGGVMNELPYVLAVEKLAGIEVPDRVKVIRVMMAEFFRLASHLVWYGTFAQDVGQLSPVFYMFTDRERIFDIVEAVCGGRMHPEWFRIGGVAQDLPEGWHKLVRQFLDYFPSRLAEYDELVMQNRLFKARTQGIGRYSKEEAIEWGVTGPGLRATGVEWDFRKQRPYSGYEQFEFDVPTAQHGDCYDRSVVRVEEMRQSLRIIEQCLTNMPAGPYKADHPLATPPLKERTMHDIETLITHFLGVSWGPVIPPGEAFIGIEATKGNTGYYLISDGAPSPYRVRIRTPSFPHMQMVPLISRGLLLSDLLAILGSVDFVLSDVDR